Genomic window (Bacteroidota bacterium):
GAAACAATTAAGATATCAGTTAACCATATAAAAGTATATTTAATGACACATAAAGATTTAAAAGTTTGGCAGCTAAGTGTTGATTTGGTATTAGAAGTTTATAAATTATCTAAAGAACTGCCATCAGATGAAAAATTTGGTTTAATATCACAGATAAAGCGTTCTTCAGTTTCTGTTCCATCAAATATTGCTGAGGGTGCAGGAAGAGGATCGAATAAAGAATTTGTACGATTTATTAACATTGCTTCTGGTTCATTAAGTGAATTGGAAACACAACTAATAATAATTCAAAAACTTGAGTATTATGATACTTCTATTATCGTAGATGAAATAATAGTGATAATAAGAAAAATGTTATACAAGTTGAAGCAGTCTTTACTCTCAAAACAGAAGTAATGTTGTAAAACAGTGAATCAATCTGCATAACTGCATCACTGCATCACTGCATCACTGCATCACTGTTTCACTGTATAGCTGAATCACAATTAAGAAATAAATGGAAATAAAAACAATAAATATAGAACTAAACGGAAAATCCGTAGAAGTTCAGGATGGCGAAACTGTTTTACAGGTAGCTAAGCGCGAAGGAATAGAGATTCCTACCCTGTGTAATGATCCAAGGTTAGAGCCTTTCAGCTCGTGTTATTTGTGTGTTGTTGAGGTAGAGGGAATGAGAGGTCATCAGCCCAGTTGTTCTACCAGGGTTACTGATGGGATGAAGGTTATTACCGATAACGATGCTATTCATGCCTCACGAAAAACGGCTCTCGATTTAATAATGAGTAACCATTATGCCGATTGTGCGGCTCCGTGTAAGGAAACGTGTCCGGCAGGTGTTGATGTTCAGGGCTATATTTCGCTCATTGAGAAAGAAAAATATCACGATGCGGTGGCGTTGATTAAAGAAACAAATCCACTTCCTGCAATCTGCGGCCGGGTTTGTGTGCGTCCTTGTGAGGCTGCCTGTCGCAGGAATTTATTGGACGAAGGGGCTCCTGTAGGAATTGACTATATGAAACGTTTTGCATCTGATTATGATTTAATGTCGGAGAATAAATTTATTCCTGAAATAGAGCCATCAACCGGTAAGAAAGTTGCTGTAATAGGTGCCGGTCCCGGCGGATTGTCTGCTGCTCACTTCCTGCAGATAAAAGGTCATCAGGTTGATATTTTCGAGGCAAATCCACATTCGGGAGGATGGTTGCGTTACGGAATTCCTGAATACCGTTTGCCAAACGACATTCTCGATGAAGAAGTAAAGAATATCACCGATTTAGGTGTAAATATAAAATACAATCAGTATTTCGGTGAAAACCTGAGTTATGAGTCTATCAAAAAGGATTACGACTCTACGATACTGACAATTGGTTCTCAAAAAGGAACTTTGATAGGAACTAAAGGTGACGATGCTCAAAATGTTTTTTCAGGAATTGATTTCTTAAGAAATATGGAGATGACAGGTCAAAAAATGGACCTGAGCGGAAAGACTGTAGCAGTTGTAGGTGGAGGTAATACAGCAATGGACTGTTGTAGAACTTCTATAAGATGTAATGCCGGAAAGGTTTATGTAATTTACCGTAGAACAGAAGCCGAAATGCCGGCTAATCCTATAGAGATCCACGAATCTAAACTTGAAGGAGTAGAATACCTGTTTCTGACAAACCCGAAAGTGGTTAACAAGGATGAAAATGGTGTTTTAAAATCGGTTACATGTCTTAAGATGGAGCTTGGTGAGCCTGATGCCTCAGGACGTAGAAGACCGGTTCCTATTGAAGGTTCAGAGTTTGAACTGGAGCTTGATTATATATTGGCGGCTATCGGACAAAAAACCAATGTTGATTTTATTGATGATATTAACAGGTTTTCGGAAGATGGTGAGTTGATTGTAAATAAGTGGGGAGATATTGATGCAGATAAGGAAACTCTTCAAACCGGAATAAAGTCGGTATTTGCGGCAGGTGATGGAGTTACGGGAGCTGCTA
Coding sequences:
- a CDS encoding four helix bundle protein is translated as MTHKDLKVWQLSVDLVLEVYKLSKELPSDEKFGLISQIKRSSVSVPSNIAEGAGRGSNKEFVRFINIASGSLSELETQLIIIQKLEYYDTSIIVDEIIVIIRKMLYKLKQSLLSKQK